From Rhododendron vialii isolate Sample 1 chromosome 7a, ASM3025357v1:
CATTGGCCATTGTTTCTTGTTATAATTAGTAAGCACTCATCTTTGTAGGTGTTTATTGCAAACATATTTGTGCGTACATATGTTAATCTAGGTTCTGCAAAAGCCTTCAGTTGGTCAATATAAACAAATGTTCTTAGGCCTACAGTCAAACAATTGAAGCCTTGACTCCACTTGGTTCTAACACTGTTCGATCTTtggaatttaacttaaactgaTGACGTCAGTTGAGTGAGTCCACAACATCAACTTTGGTTCATTCATTGCTAACTCTTTACACTTTTAAGTTGCAGTGACGTTAGCTAAGTATGGGTACGTCAATACGGCGAAACCTGAAAAATAGCTGGGGTACAGCAATAACACATGTATTTTTATAATGTAGAGTCATGTATGCCGTAGTACAGCAATAACACATGTATTTTAATAATGTAGAGCAATGTATTATGTGCAATAAATTACATTTCAAATAAAGGACATAGCTTAATGACTTGGGCATCAAGAATATAACTTCAATGCCATTATCCTAAGGATTCCATTGACCAAAGTCATTATTCTACAATCATTCTAAGTATAAAAAAGGAAGTCTTATCAACTTGTTTTCATTTCTATGTTTGGGTTGATATATAGTGGGATACTTTTGGGGTACGACAAAAGTCCAAGAGAAAGTTTCGATACATGTTTCATGCATCTGGTATTGATTTAGAAGTACATTGCAAAGTACCCGTACCCAGTACGCAAAGGATTTCTAAAGAACAAGAATAAATAGAGATATGAAACATTTCATTGCACATGAGATTGAGGGTGAAAATTTGGAAACGTTTTTGAAACTGTATGTAATACTAAATCAAAAGCTAGGAGGACGGACTTAGCTCCCGAAATGTAGTCGTTTATGGCCGCCACTAAAGATATGACTGACTACAAAGTGGAAGGGGACATAGTGTTGATGGTATAGCGGTATGTCAGTAATGGTTCAAGGACATGTTATCTATGTAACCTTTTTGGTATCTATAATAATTAAcatcttccttttctttttcgcTGGGAAAGCAATTTAGACATGTTTTTCGGTGTTAAAAGTACTAGTTTTCGTTGATTCCTCCAGAACCTAAAGAGGGATACATCATACATGGTTATTCTTCTGCTTCATTCTCTGTGGAATAATATTGTAGTTACGCTCGTGCTTCATAGTTCTTTGGACATTTGCATAGTTATTCTTCTCCTCTTAAAAATAAAGGGTCATTCGCCTGCCCTTGAGTCTTAACTAGTTTAGGTGTACGTGATTTTTTGGTATGACAATTTATTGCATTTCCTTTTGTTTATCAGGTAGTTGCAAACTGCTTATCGGCCCTTCAAGAAATTTGGAGTTTGGAAGCAAGTCAGTCTGAGGAAGCATCAAGGGAGAGAGAAGCACTGCTTAGCAAGCCAGTAATATATTACTTTTTGAACCGGTAAGGTTTGATGCCTGGGCCACAAATTGAGAAGAATTGAGATATGGATTGGGTTACATGGACTTTTCTAAATTCGCGAACTACATTTGTTGGATGCTCCATAGTCCATTCCCAGTATAAATGTCTTACATGTCTGGTTAGTAGTTACACACGCACTGAACAAGCATTTATAAATAAGTGATTCTCTTATATAATAATACTTCCAGTTTACGGTTCCCTGTAGCACAATTTTATGTACTTGTTGAAGAAACCGTTTACCTAAATCATTGTTATGGATCGACGAAATCTAGCCATGTCAATAATTGGTTGAACCCTCCTCTTAGACACATACCCATATGCTACATTGTTGTTTGGATGCTTTAATgattaaaattttgatttgagATTTATTGTGCATGTCAATAATAAGTAGACCTGTCACCTGTTGTTGTAACGAACATGAGAGAGGCTTCTATATGAAATGTAATCAATTACCATAAGCGTGCTGATGGGTTTATAAGATTGTAGAGCATATTTAAGGATCTTAGGCCTATTAGTTGGATGGCTTTGTGGGAACCTGGACATGGACCATATTCTTTGATGCAATGCTAATGGCTAATGAAGGTATGGACTCTAGGCTGAAGAGCGCTATGTTGGAGTTGATTTGTAAACTTGACATTAAGGAGATCTATGATCACCTTGATTGGGTGCTTCGTATTTTCGTACTAGTAAGTTCCTCATGCGGATGCACTTTCTTCTACGTTGGTATGTAAGGTGGAATCCATTTGAGATTCTCATTTGGGATGCTTCCTTTCAGCTCTCATCTTTCTAGGCTGAGCATGTGTGGGATTGTACCATACTACCATAGAAATGCGGATTAGGGTGGATTAAGCACTACCTTTCTAAAGGTGGTATGCTTTGATCAAGATTCAAGATTATGTTGTCAAACATGCACACCTATTTTATGTGTATGTATGCTATTTTCATGCTTCGTGGCAGAAACTTTCAACAGTTGCGGAGAGAATTCCTTCATTTGGTAGTTGGGTTTCGTTTTGTTCATATCAGAGAGGAGGGTTGGGGATCAGGAGGCTGGTTATGTTTAAGCAGTCCCTTTTGAATGTTGAGGACCAAAGGTTTGCCTGCAAGTAGGAAAGATATATGGTGGTGACAACAAAGCATGGGTGTTGGTGAGGGGATTGGATGACTGAGGAGATCAATGGGCCTCTTATAGTGTAGGTCTTTGGAACATTATCAGAGTGGGATGGCAAGAGTGGGATGGCGAGAATTCTGGTCTCATATTTGGGTTGTGGAGGGCGCAAAGTCGGGTTTTGGAGATGGAGGTTGGATGTGGCATTCCCAGCTCTTGCGAGTGTTGTAGCACTCCGTGGATTTGGTTGCCATAGAGCGATTATTTGTGAAGGGAGGGGATTTGCATATCAGGATAGCGCTTTACTAGTGGGAGTTCAATGGCTTTTATGCCGAGGATTGGTGTCCCTTCTTGGGATGGCATTACGAGATGCCAAGGGTGGATGATGATGCTTTGTAATGATGGAGGTTGAAGGATGGAAAGTTCGAGGTGAAGTCTGGTTATGGAATTTTAGTGGGCTCAAGAGGTAGATCCTTGTTAAGTTACCAATCGTCCTGAAGCTTAAGCTATTTGAAAATGGGTCCAGCAATATATATCAAGCTTTCTAACACCCTCCCTGACGTGCAATCCTGTCGTGCACGTAACTAAACCAAActaaaccgagccttatgtcccaatcaattggggtcggctacatgaatttttttcaagggccatttgttcactcaaacccattagactcatatctttgcgcacaacagcatctaatgtcaatttaggtgtCTTCATCTCCAGGTCTATGgtagacatgtccaaaccaccttagcttattttctctcaacttctcctctataggtgctacacctaccatctcacgaactgtttgATTTTTAATCCtatctcgtctagtcttaccacacatccacctcaacattttcatttccgctacactcatcttgctcacctgttgtttcttaataggccaacattctgtccagTAAAGTATCGCTGGTCTTATGGCAGTTGtataaaaattttccttcaattttgtgggtaccctcttgtcacatagtacaccagtagcgctcctccacttgagccaccccactggGATCCTATGagtcacatcatcggcaatctctccatctttactaATAATcaagcctaaatacctaaaatggtcactctttggtatctcctggtcttggatcatcacactttcttcatgcgcattgctggtaccactaaacttgcacactaTATACTTAGTTTTGCTCCTAtttatccgaaaaccctttgactttaatgcttccctccaaatttctaatttcgtATCAACACTTCTATTGGTTTCATCTATGAAGACAATATCatttgcaaacatcatacaccatgggatatcctcctAAAactgtctagtcaattcatccataactaagacAAAGAAGTCGGGCTTAAGGCTGCCCCTTGATGAAATCCCGTGGTGTGCGTGGAGATTTAAATTTCCATAAATAGAGCGAAACAGAATACAAAGGGGAGAAGCATAATGCAAATAGGgaacaaataaaaatagagagacttgaacccaagacctcttgAACAAAGTTTTGAAACCATGTTAAGTTACTATTGtactaaaagcttaagctattaggaaatgggcccaacaatgtatatctatatcaagctatctaacaatCCTTTCCTTGGAGAGCTGTTTGGGGATCAAAGCCTTTCTATGGAGGTGGAGTTTTTGTATGGACAGTGGCACATGGGATGCTACTTACCTGCGATAATTTTTCTAGGAGACAAGTTCATGTCAGCTGGTATTGCGTGCGCAAAACAGATGGTAAATCAGTGGCTCAGCTTCTCGTCCATTTTTGGCGGCTGGAGAGTTGTGGTATTCAttgctttcctttttttgaGTTGGCTTGCAAGTTGCAAGAGAGCTAGGGAAGGAAAAATGCTTCTTGTTTGGGAACTTTGGTTTTGACATATTGTTTGGAAGGAGAGAGAATAAGTGTATATgttgttaattaaccctaacacgtAAGagctttttatttatattatccAAAGACTTATTACATAACTCaactatccgatgtgggacaaagattaaactattctaacactccTCACGCTGGACAATAAAATCACAAAATCCTAGCTTTTTACATGAAAGCTTTAAACGTGGTTTAAACAATGGTTTGATAAAGAAATCTGTCAACTGAGCTCCTGTAGACACGAAAAGAGTAGCCAACACACCACCATCTATCTTCTCTTGAACAATGTGACAATCTACTTCGATATGTTtgctgcctgattatcacaatacatagggATAGGTAACTGCACGCTAAACCCCAACTCTTCGAGCAGagcttgcaaacatacaacctcacatgtagtatgagccCTAGTGCGATATTCTGCTTCTGCGCTAGACTGTGCAACAACGGTTTGTTTCTTGCTTTTCCAGGTAACTAGATTGCCACCTACAAAAGTACAGTACCGTCTATATGACGGTAATCCTACCCAGCCAGTGTCGGTAAAGGTCTcaacacgcaaatgaccatttgaaGGATGAGCCTTTAGATACTTCACAATATGAAGAgaagcttcccaatgtggaagacgaggagTTGACATAAACCGAATTACCATACTAACAACAATTGAGATATTAGGACGTATATTGGTGCGATAATTCAACTTGCCCACTAAGCGATGATACCAgtctggatgaggaaatatGTCCCCCTGATCAACACAAAATTTGACGTTTGGGTCCATAGGAGTCTCCATGGGCTTTGCTCCCAATAAACTAGTCTCCTCAAGAATATCTAGTGCATCCTTACTTTGGGACAGACTAATACTTTCCTTGGATCTTGCTAACttaatacccaaaaaatatCGTTGCttacccaaatctttggtgTGAAATTGACGTTGTAAGAATTGTTTCagctcatcaatacctttctTATCATCTCTAGtgctccctccatcccaaattcttggtcctcttctcttttttggaAGTCTTAAAAGATTGGCTATATCtcttaatttataatgttttttatatcaaatatggatcttgtttaggaGGAATGCAAGGAAATACATATTACAAACTCAGCCTCAGGTGATTTAATTGGAGTGAGGGTACCCGAGAAGAAGGGCAATGACTCATTAAGCATGACATCAGCACACATGACGATGAAGAGAAGGTGAATAACACTTATACCCTTTCTGAGTGCGCGAATATCCAAGAAATCGACACCGGATTGATCGGGGGTCAAGTTTGTTCCGACCAAGATCCAATGCATGAACATAACACGTGCACCCAAATACTTGAGAGGGTAAGGAGTGGAGAGGACAACTAGGAAATAAAACCTTGTGAGGTATCTGACCACCAAGCACGGTGGAGGGCATACGGTTAATCAAGTAACATCAAGTAACATGCTGTAAGAACAGCGTCACTCCAATAAGACTTAGGGACCCGCATTTGTATTAACATGGCACGCATAATCTCAGATAAGTGTCAGATTTTGTGTTTGGCAAACCCATTTTGTTGTGAAGTCCAAGTGCAAGATGACTGGTGAATGATTCCATGATTGTCAAAGATACGAGAAAGAgcattatgaaaatattcacgtGTATTATCTGAATAAAATATACAAATGCAAGTATCAAACTGAATCTTTATTTCTGTGTAAAATGACTTAAGAATAGAAGACAACTCTGATCTCTCTTTCATAAGATAAAGATATGTAACACAAGAGAAATCAtcgacaaaaataacataatactgaaaaccaAAAACATTGGGAGCATGAATGGGCCCAAATATCCGAATGTACTAACTGAAAAGGACACGAAACACGACTCTCAACCCTAGGACAATAGGACACTCGATGGTGTTTACTgaactcacagacttcacatTGCAAAACCTTAACATGGCTACCTGATAGAGTCTTTTGAGGTTCTGAAGAGATGGATGATCCAAACGACAATGATGTTGATATGGTGACACCGATGTCTGAAAAGCAATGGATTTAGGATGAATGTCATCGGCAAGATAATATAGGCCTCTACGTTCAGTACCCCCACCACTCCCTGTCTTTAGATCCTAACACACACAACCATGAGGGAAAAATGTGACAGAGTAGTTTAAGGACTTCATAactttattgaatgaaaaacgAGAAAAATGTAAGACAGAGTCCAATGTAAGGGAGGAAGTGACAGAAACAGAACCCAAACCAGTAATCTCACTGGTTGAATCGTCGGTTAAGGTAACACGAGACGGTTTACCAATAGACTGACGACTAGAAAAGATAGTAGTAataccagtcatatgatcagaatcaccagaatcaataacccaaggatTGGAAGAACTAGAAGATGCAACACAAGCAACAGAGGGACCTGTTTGAGTGAGCGTAGAAGTGGAGGATGGTCTGATTTGACACTAGGCGCTGATACTTGGCAGAAATAGTCACCACAGTGTCGGCATACTGAGAAAATGACCCTATATCCTTAGAGGTAGTAGTAACTTATTAGCCTGAGGAAACCCATGAAGATCATAACAAGTCTCCACTTAATGATTGGTTCAGCCACAGTGTGTACACAATATGGAACCAAGCTGCGACTATGACCACCTCCTCTTGACATGTAACCCCACGAGCACCAAAACCAAAGTCACGACCACCAAAACCACAGCCACTAAACTTAGaatcacgaccacgaccacTAAATCCAAAATCACGGCCGCAACCATGGCCATGGCTGAATGAAGTATCAGAAACAGCAGAAGCTAATGTTGAACGGTCAGAAGATGGTGCAAACACAGATGCAGAAGCCTAACAAAGGCGATTAAATACCTCGCTGAGAGAAGGTAGATCTCGAGACCCCAAGAGCTGATTACTAACATGACCATACGAGGATGATGCATCAGATATAAACCGAACAACCTACATACGCTCACGCTGGTGCCACATACCCTGAACATCAGAAGAAATAGGCTCACAAATATTGAGCTCCTCACAAATGCCGTGAAATTTGGCATAATAAGCCTCCAAAAATAAATCACCCTAAGACTAATGAAGATCATACGTTCGACAGAGATTATTAACACTAGAATACATGTCTCCTGGGCCTGTGTCCATACTTGTTTGGCCGTAGGTAAGAATACCAATGTGCTAGCAATATGGTCTTCCATACTATTCCATAATTCAAAACGAATCCGGGCATCCTCAGCTACCCATGCCTGATATGTGCAAACCGTCGCTACGCGCACACACGACGGTGTTTCACCCCGATAATAAACCTCAACTGCTTTAGCCCAAGCAACATaatttttgccattcaaaagtgTGGAGGTAATAGATAGCCTCTCCCGAAACTAAGAAGAAACTACCAATGAGAACTAGAAGCGGAACCAAAACCAGACTTTGACTCATCCATTGCACCGAATTAACACCAaccaacaaaatcaactaaTAAAATCAACAACTACCAACTGATCACAAGACCAGACAATCACCCAACCTACCGGTATTACCAAAGACCAATGACATAAACTACAAACAGAAACATGTACTGACCCAACAACACAAACAGAAATCAACTGCAAATGTTCATGCCAGAGACGAGGCCAAACAGATCGAGAGAAGACCCATGACGTCATAATATCAACTCCAAATCGAGACGGTAGCAAAGCGAAGATTGTTTCAAGCTATTTCACACAATTTCGAACACAAATCGCATGATTAATGGCTATTTCGAATGCGATCCAGGGATTTTCGAACTGGGTTTAGGTTTCTATCATGGTTGGAAGGTCTCATCAGAGGTTTCGAGGGTCGATTTAGGTAGTTAGGGTTCTGAACCACTTGGCTGGACGATAATGATGGGCGGCAGTGGTGTTGGGTGTCGATTTAGGGTTTTAGTGGACTGGGTGCTGCGTTTTTGGAGTTTTTGGAGAGGTGGGTGGTGCTGATTTGGGTAAGAGTGGGCTAGGTTATGAAGTTTTAGGGTTGCGGGAATGGTAGGAGGATGATGATGGGCAGTGGCAGGAGGATGATGATGGGCAGTGGCTGATGGTGGGTGATGAGTGAATTAGGTTTAGGTTAAgggaggctctgataccatgttgtttggaaggagagagaataagtgtatagggtgttaattaaccctaacacacgggagctttatttatattatccAAAGACTTATTACATAACTCaactatccgatgtgggacaaagatTAAACTACTCTGACATGATGTATACTCTATGAAGGAAATTTGTAGATGGTTGAAGGCCTATGTAATTAGAGACAATTTTGAAGATAAAATTTTGGCATCTATGCGCAGTTGGTTTTGAGGTGGCATTGAGTCTTCTTTGAATCCGTTTTATAATCTTTTCGGActtttgaatggttcggatgTATAGGTACGCAGTATTGGGGCTTTGTCTAGTTTCTGCCTAATTTTGTAATAACAGTGGCATGCCCTTGGTGCCTCTTGATATTTAATGCATCTTactcttcaaaaaaagaagttccTTCTAATTTCTGACTCCATTAGATCCACATTTATGAACTATCAAATTGAGCTGCAAACTTTTCGCAATAAGTTTTCCTTCTGGAGTGTTGTTCCGAGGCTAAACACATCATATATTCTTATGTGACTATATGCAGAATGAAGGAATTCAGTGAATGGGCCCAATGTCTTGTCCTTGAGCTGGTAGCCAAATATGTACCCTCAGATGGCAATGAGATATTTGACATCATGAATCTTCTTGAAGATAGACTACAACATGCGAATGGTGCAGTTGTCTTAGCAACCATTAAGCTGTTTTTGCAGCTGACATTGTCTATGACTGATGTTCATCAACAGGTGCCGATCATGATTTCAATTTTGTTGTTGGTTCTTGAGTGGATGCTTATTTAGGCATCTTTGTGGATACGATAATTAGAGCAAACATTCATATCCTCGTGCTTATTAAAACTAGACAATTCATTGATCTATTAATTCAAGTAAGTCGTGATCTGTACCTGTCTATGTTGCATAGGAGATTCGTTGCATTTGACTTTTTCATTGGTGTTTGTTGGTTCATGCGTTGCTATTTGAGTTTTGATCCTCCTTTACCTACAGACAGTTGAACTTTTGTAAGTTAGGGTCGTCTCAAGGCTTTAGGTTTTCAAGTTTAATATTTGTGCACTAGAACCACTGACACAAGTTTAGCTGTCTTTTTTGGACATGTTTTGGACATTGACACTCGTCAGACACTTAGCATGTAATGGACACTAGAATACGCTTCGCTTTGCCATGTTTCATGAATTATAGCTTTTTTGTTCATGTTTTATGCACTTATGTTGTCCTTGTGCGATGCCGTTGGTACCTTATCATCTTTGTTACATCTTTATCTTGGAGGGTGCTTATTGCATGAAAATTCAGTGCATTGTTTACGGGTGGTCTTCATCACGATAAAGTTACCCGCCAGTGAGCTCATTGTGTCATATTGATAGTGGGGATAGCTGGGCTTTGCTTGAATCTCTTGCTTTGATTTGTGGAGATTTGACTTTGCTTAATGTAAACGTTACTATCTTTAGGTTTATGAGCGTATCAAAGCACCTTTGCTTACCTTGGTCAGCTCAGGGAGTCCAGAGCAATCTTATGCAGTTCTAAGCCACCTGCATCTTCTGGTGATGCGTGCTCCTATGCTATTTTCTTCAGACTACAAGCACTTCTATTGTCAATACAATGAGTCATTTTATGTGAAGAAATTGAAACTGGAAATGTTGACTGCCGTAGCCAATGAGAACAACACTTATGAAATTGGTGAGTGCACCATCGCAGTCACACACTGCTTCACAGAAATAGCTGTTGTGGGCAAATCTGTGTGCCCTGGTTAGTGACCCATTTTTGGGGTCAACagtgttgtttttctttgttagcTTTTCAAGGATGACTAATGTCTTGTAATCTTGTTGAGTCCGTTTCAGTAACAGAGTTATGCGAATATGCTGCAAACGTCGATATTCCTATTGCGAGAGAGTCAATTCGGGCTGTTGGGAAGATAGCTCTGCAGCAGTATGACGTGAATGCTATTGTAGATAGACTGCTTCAGTTTCTGGAGATGGAAAAGGACTACGTGACGGCTGAAACACTGGTAAAGATTGTATCGGTTCATTCTGGGAGTTACAAACGTACTATCTGATTGGTGCTAACATAACTCTCAAATGCCAACGATGCGAAGTTTGGAATGTGTCGAAGTAAGACGAGTTTCTAATCTTACCATCGTTAGCCTTTAAAGAGGGAGTTCTTTGTGCAGGTGCTCGTAAAAGATCTTCTCAGGAAATATCCTCAATGGAGCCATGATTGCATTGCAGTTGTTGGGAATATCAGCAGCAAAAATGTTCAAGAACCAAAAGCAAAGGCAGCTCTTATTTGGATGTTGGGGGAGTATGCACAAGAGATGCAGGATGCTCCTTATGTTTTGGAAAGTTTAATTGACAACTGGGATGATGAACACTCTGCCGAGGTAATAAGAAAGTGCGCTTCTCCTTGTGACTCAATCTTTTGCACCTCCATTTGCACTTTCTTCATATGAATCAGTTGAGTTTCCTATCAACTGTTTCTGGTGTTTTGCATTTGAGCTACCTAAAGACAGACACGGTAACTTTCTGGCAGATTTTTGTAAGGTTTGATACAAGTTTTGTGGATGACCCATTTTTAGTGGAAATTCTAACTGAACAGCAGCTTGACCTCCTAAGCTTTATTTGTATGACAATGATATCACTTGCAAGTCTGGCAGGCTCACTTTTGACTACCTGAACATACAAGTAAAATTTTTTCTCATTGACCTAGGGATGTAAGGTTAATTTACTTGATGCTTTGCCTGTTAGTTGGGACAAGGATGGTATGCCTAATATTACAGTTTGACAGGAAAGATAGGGATACTCCTACCACACCATTGGGGATTTTGATGTGGAGAGAAATTTTGCTTTTGCAATTAAGTCAAGAAGCACCGCAAAGTTATAGGGGACACTCCCAGAAACGTAGTTACTGACTTCTAGTTGAGGGAGCTTCCAAAGTGGGTGCGCTCCTGCGACGGGAGCTCGAATAGGCACTCCTGAGTAGGGAGCGAGATGGGAGCGCACTCTTAAATAGGATGGGAGCTTCCACACTAATCTAAAGGAAGAAATTCAGACTTCTCTTTGCAAACatatgaagaagaaaaagagaaaagaagaaagatttaGGCACAAACAACGGGGCAATCAATaaagagagtcttgtccaaaagattCCAAAAAGCCTATctctaatactccctccgtcccaaattgctcgTCCCTTTTGGGGAATCCAACTTATTAATTACAATACAACAGTACAATTGCTTTATACTTGACTTTTCTATATGTCCCTTACTTTACAGTACAATTACAATACAACAGTACAATTGGTTTTAAGAAAtggtagagaaagagagggcaAAACATGAATCACTTAAAAATCTATTGGTCATTTGTGGAAAGtggacatttattttgggacattgcaaaacaaaaagaggGGCCGACAATTTGGGAAAGAGGGAGTACCATTTTAACCCattcaactcaaaaccaattggcaattgACAAGGATTGGTAGATCAAGGGTCATCCATGGTAGTTTGGTAGTTAAAGGGTCATCATGAATTTAGTTCTTGCATTAGTATTCATCTAGATGCTTTAAACACATGCTAGTAGGTTCAATGTATGTATTTATGTCTAGGTTCATTCACTATCTTGTTAAATGTGTTCATTGATTAGGTTCATGTCACTTAGACTTCTAGGATTTCAAAAGGCCATTGTTTAGCCTATAAGAatggatgtaatctttcttTCCAACCcagagttgattaatgaattgagtTTTACAAGGCTGAGGCAATTGTAATTCGGGTTTGGGCTGCATCTTTTTTTCTGTAGGTGCGAGATACATTTTACACTGCATCTTTTTTCTGTAGTGCGAGATACATTTTCCAATttgtttttcgattttggacTGAACCGTTACAATTCTTCGATTCAATTCACGATTCGGGAAAAAGGGTCAATCCAATTTACGATACGATGTGACAACCTTAGATATAACTAACCAACATGGGACATCATCTAACAGTTTTGATATACTTTTAAGCAGGTTCGCTTGCATCTCCTTACAGCAGTAATGAAGTGCTTCTTGAGAAGGCCGCCTGAGACTCAGAAAGCCTTGGGAGCTGCTTTGGCTGCCGGTCTTGCTGATTTTCATCAGGTTTGGGTTGATAATTGGCTCATTCTAAATGGTTCAAGTTTGTCTATGTTTGATGTGTCCAATATTGAGCAAATTAACTGTTGTTTGTTGCAGGATGTGCATGATAGGGCCCTATTCTATTACAGACTTTTGCAACACAACGTTTCTGTTGCAGAAAATGTGGTGAACCCTCCAAAGCAAGCTGTTTCTGTCTTTGCTGATACTCAGAGTAGTGAAATCAAAGATCGGATATTTGATGAGTTCAACAGTCTATCTGTTGTATATCAGAAGGTATCTTTTTCGAAGCAGCTCTATATTTCTAATTGCAGCACATATAGAAAGAGGTCATTGGGCTGTATGtttccttttcatgtttttgtgttAAGAATTGCTAATTCACTTCACCCTGGGCTTAACACTTAGGGATGCTCATAATATTTATATCTTTAGTTTCTAAAAGACCCTAAATAATTTGGTACACAACCAGTGCTGAAAGTCAAATTTGCAGATATTTTTTACTGATGTTCATCGTGCTTAAAGTTAGATGTCAGTGGAGAAAATTTCAGCACTGGACATGTTCCTTTATCCTTCCACAATGTCGTGCTCCAACTGTGCTCCAGGGTTTCAAGTTTCAAGGCCTTTTATGATTTTATCAATCTGGGagattctttcaaaatttagaCATGATTGTTCCTTCATGTTAAACTTTTAGTTTGTCTCACCAACATaatttatattataaaacaaagtGGTTTCTGTTAAAATGGTCTAGGCTTATAAACGAGAGCAACCTCTACAACCATTAGATCACTTCCTGTTAACTTTGTAGCCATCacatcatttcttttttaaaagatacaGAGAATATTCTTTTAATAAATCCATACTTCTC
This genomic window contains:
- the LOC131332464 gene encoding beta-adaptin-like protein A isoform X1, which codes for MAPPAQSQRSPSPSQPSGKGEVSDLKMQLRQLAGSRAPGTDDSKRDLFKKVISYMTIGIDVSSLFSEMVMCSATSDIVLKKMCYLYVGNYAKGNPDIALLTINFLQKDCKDEDPMIRGLALRSLCSLRVANLVEYLVGPLGLGLKDGNSYVRMVATIGVLKLYHISAATCIDADFPAMLKHLMLNDPDTQVVANCLSALQEIWSLEASQSEEASREREALLSKPVIYYFLNRMKEFSEWAQCLVLELVAKYVPSDGNEIFDIMNLLEDRLQHANGAVVLATIKLFLQLTLSMTDVHQQVYERIKAPLLTLVSSGSPEQSYAVLSHLHLLVMRAPMLFSSDYKHFYCQYNESFYVKKLKLEMLTAVANENNTYEIGECTIAVTHCFTEIAVVGKSVCPVTELCEYAANVDIPIARESIRAVGKIALQQYDVNAIVDRLLQFLEMEKDYVTAETLVLVKDLLRKYPQWSHDCIAVVGNISSKNVQEPKAKAALIWMLGEYAQEMQDAPYVLESLIDNWDDEHSAEVRLHLLTAVMKCFLRRPPETQKALGAALAAGLADFHQDVHDRALFYYRLLQHNVSVAENVVNPPKQAVSVFADTQSSEIKDRIFDEFNSLSVVYQKPSYMFTDKEHRGAFSFTEELGNLSIGVESASNVVSAQIVEASDNDLLLSTSEKEESRGPSSNGSAYSAPSYGASSNHPLPAHSPQSSLAIDDLLGLGLTISANPEPLPPSLTLNPRAVLDPSAFQQKWRQLPISVSQEYTMNPQGVAALTTPQSLLRHMQGHSIHCIASGGQAPNFKFFFFAQKAEELSTFLVECVINSSSCKAQLKIKADDETTSQAFSDLFQSALSTLGTP